The Setaria italica strain Yugu1 chromosome IX, Setaria_italica_v2.0, whole genome shotgun sequence genome has a window encoding:
- the LOC101771475 gene encoding uncharacterized protein LOC101771475, whose product MARNWVLNSDSRPPMLNETPGLAWVRQRPSPTVHTLASLPCHLPTPKSKSMALLRAPPPFRQPLSPSSRSRRCPTCHAVAATARPCPGPSWTGVHGGGGGAKKRLLASRRWPGGVGVPSLLATTDEGVAAAGVAREEDDDDEYLAREAGWGVRQMGRVGEEMRRVAQVQAKAFHVPVALFNDFFFDFFKAEVLSALIYRVRNSPPDRYACLVAEEAEPTTQLSQAPYEKIVGVVDCTVQDEDDILKHLQGADEYLYVSGIAVLPSFRRRKVGTALLKACEALGFQWRHRFMVLRAYEDDDGARGLYAKAGYRVVSRDPDWVTWVGRRRRVLMIKELPLHDNQI is encoded by the exons ATGGCGAGGAATTGGGTCCTCAATTCCGATTCTAGGCCTCCAATGCTGAACGAAACGCCCGGCCTGGCCTGGGTGAGGCAACGGCCGTCTCCCACGGTCCACACGCTCGCCAGCCTCCCCTGCCATCTGCCGACTCCAAAATCCAAATCCATGGCCCTCCTCCGTGCGCCCCCGCCCTTCCGGCAGCCTCTCTCGCCATCCTCCCGCTCCAGGCGCTGCCCCACATGCCACGCAGTCGCCGCCACGGCCAGGCCATGCCCCGGTCCCTCCTGGACCGGCGTccatggaggaggcggcggcgccaagaagaggcTTCTTGCGAGCAGGAGGTGGCcgggaggggtgggggtgccttCTCTCCTGGCCACAACGGATGAGGGGGTCGCTGCTGCAGGCGTTGCgagggaggaggatgacgacgacgagtaCCTGGCGCGGGAGGCCGGGTGGGGGGTGCGGCAGATGGGGCGGGTCGGGGAGGAGATGCGGCGGGTGGCGCAGGTCCAGGCCAAGGCCTTCCACGTCCCCGTCGCGCTCTTCAACGActtcttcttcgacttcttcaAA GCCGAGGTGCTGTCCGCGCTTATCTACAGAGTGAGGAACTCGCCTCCTGACAG ATATGCTTGTTTGGTGGCTGAAGAAGCTGAGCCAACCACCCAGCTATCACAGGCACCCTATGAGAAAATTGTCGGGGTCGTGGATTGCACAGTGCAGGATGAAGATGACATCCTTAAGCACCTCCAAGGCGCTGATGAGTACCTCTACGTGTCTGGAATTGCAGTACTACCATCATTCAG GAGGAGGAAGGTAGGGACTGCACTGCTGAAGGCCTGCGAGGCACTAGGGTTCCAATGGAGGCACAGATTCATGGTTCTCAGGGCATATGAGGATGACGATGGCGCTCGAGGTCTCTACGCCAAAGCAGGGTACAGGGTTGTGTCAAGGGATCCTGATTGGGTCACCTGGGTAGGGAGGAGAAGGCGTGTTCTGATGATAAAAGAGTTGCCACTTCACGATAACCAGATATAA